A genomic region of Miscanthus floridulus cultivar M001 chromosome 3, ASM1932011v1, whole genome shotgun sequence contains the following coding sequences:
- the LOC136543032 gene encoding putative F-box/FBD/LRR-repeat protein At5g44950, which translates to MAMGVVTRAQRRRLEEEERLADRISSLPDGVLGDIVSLLPTKAGARTQVLSSRWRHIWRSVPLNIDLHIDDPERHIPVKEISRVLSVHPGPGRRFSIPRGYLHWIDDRAATMDGWLRSPALENLQELDLNSYSLQHWSVSQPLLPPSVHRFSSTLRVASFNCLSFPAGTNAKALHLPLLKQLALLQLWLPSAANSVP; encoded by the exons ATGGCCATGGGGGTGGTCACGAGAGCGCAGAGGCGGAGGCTGGAAGAGGAAGAGCGCCTCGCCGACCGGATCAGCAGCCTCCCCGACGGCGTCCTCGGCGACATCGTCTCGCTCCTCCCGACCAAAGCCGGCGCCCGCACGCAGGTGCTCTCGTCCCGCTGGCGTCACATCTGGCGCTCTGTTCCTCTCAACATCGACCTCCATATCGATGACCCTGAACGGCACATCCCTGTCAAGGAGATCTCACGCGTGCTCTCTGTGCACCCGGGCCCCGGACGCCGCTTCTCAATCCCAAGGGGCTACCTCCACTGGATCGACGATCGCGCCGCCACCATGGACGGCTGGCTCCGTTCCCCAGCCCTGGAGAACCTCCAGGAGCTCGACTTAAATTCGTACAGCCTTCAACACTGGTCGGTTTCGCAGCCGCTATTGCCACCATCAGTGCACCGCTTCTCGTCCACCCTTCGTGTCGCCTCCTTCAACTGCCTCTCCTTCCCAGCTGGAACCAATGCTAAAGCTCTCCACTTGCCGCTTCTCAAGCAGCTGGCCCTCTTGCAA CTTTGGCTTCCCTCGGCTGCAAATAGTGTCCCGTAG
- the LOC136543033 gene encoding uncharacterized protein, with product MGVATRSKKQRPKEEELLTDQMNSLPKGVLSDIVSLWRSALLNLEVCDGPAVHGVPAASEVSRILSSHPSPDHCFSISYSQYHSIFTTNLGGWLHSPTLNKLQEIQLDHIIWVPKSGVHRFLSTLRVATFSSCIFQDRNNASGTLHLLLLKQLSLVDIVILENYLHALLATCPAMQNLLL from the coding sequence ATGGGGGTGGCCACCAGATCAAAGAAGCAGAGGCCAAAAGAGGAAGAGCTCCTCACCGACCAGATGAACAGCCTCCCCAAAGGTGTCCTCAGCGACATCGTCTCCCTATGGCGCTCCGCTCTCCTCAACCTCGAGGTCTGTGATGGCCCAGCTGTCCATGGTGTCCCTGCAGCCAGCGAGGTCTCCCGCATCCTCTCCTCGCACCCGAGCCCCGACCACTGCTTCTCTATCTCTTACAGCCAGTACCACTCCATCTTCACCACGAACCTAGGCGGCTGGCTCCATTCCCCTACCCTCAACAAGCTACAGGAGATCCAGCTCGACCACATTATCTGGGTTCCAAAATCAGGAGTACACCGCTTCTTGTCCACCCTTCGTGTCGCCACCTTCAGTAGCTGCATTTTCCAGGATCGAAACAATGCCAGTGGCACACTTCACTTGCTGCTTCTCAAGCAGCTGAGCCTTGTGGATATCGTCATCTTGGAGAACTACCTCCATGCCTTGCTCGCCACCTGCCCTGCCATGCAGAACTTGCTGCTATGA
- the LOC136543034 gene encoding uncharacterized protein: MRHPADGEAWEDFNRRYPKFAADARNVRLGLASDGFNPFGNMSSKHNTWPVMLVPYNLPPWICMKQTSLLLSMIIPGPDSPGNDVDIYLQPLIDELLELWKGVQTCDASSRKKFPLRAALLWTINDFPALAYLYGWSTSGTYACPSCGPATKSFHLKNGKKMCYMGHCRWLPQNHIYRRQKNQFDGMVEVGLAPEIMSGTSILKMLEGRVFVLGEKDLTTKNTKGNNKGKKKGKQGDESHQKSKRKRGQKKQKDGNNGKKEKKPEDWLKKRSIFFQLPYWEKNKLRHNLDVMHLEKNLCDNLIGTLMDIPSKTKDGLKARLDLVELGIRHNLHPVVDNEGKQTVPDAPFTMSREKKELLCSVFQNLRTPDGYASNISRCVNMKDLHLMVHLVEEVRLGGPVHYRWMYPMERFFVRLKALVKNRAQLEGSIAEGYCMEECMTFCSRFLDGDTRFNRPARNPEPSGNMKDMYMFESAGEPIGKATGSHFDSQLLIQAHRYVLRHCDELEEFRKEFVDEEKGKLCPSTTLTLASIDKLIDQHFPDWFHTLSREAARSTQNSGVVNIAEDGVNYYGRLTDIIELTYTDYKVVLFKCDWYDVHHRAGLRNDEFGLPLVNFSKKIHTGEKLEHDPCVFSSQVEQVFYVEHPKAEGWNSVVRFKPRDTFDMGDDELPPDEAN, encoded by the exons ATGCGACATCCAGCGGATGGTGAAGCTTGGGAAGATTTTAATCGTAGATATCCTAAATTTGCAGCAGATGCTCGTAATGTACGCCTTGGTCTTGCAAGTGATGGATTTAACCCTTTTGGGAATATGAGTTCAAAGCACAATACATGGCCTGTAATGCTGGTTCCTTACAACTTGCCACCTTGGATCTGCATGAAGCAAACATCCTTACTGTTGTCAATGATCATTCCTGGACCGGATTCTCCGGGGAATGATGTTGATATATACTTACAGCCCTTGATCGATGAGCTCTTAGAATTATGGAAAGGAGTGCAAACATGTGATGCCTCTTCTCGAAAGAAATTTCCTCTGCGAGCTGCACTGTTGTGGACTATAAATGATTTTCCTGCATTAGCTTACCTATATGGCTGGAGCACAAGTGGTACATATGCATGCCCATCATGTGGTCCAGCAACAAAATCATTTCACCTGAAGAATGGTAAAAAGATGTGCTATATGGGACATTGTAGGTGGCTCCCGCAGAACCACATATATCGAAGGCAAAAGAACCAGTTTGATGGCATGGTAGAGGTTGGACTTGCTCCTGAAATAATGAGTGGTACTTCTATTTTAAAAATGTTAGAAGGTAGAGTTTTTGTTTTAGGGGAAAAGGACCTCACAACAAAGAATACAAAGGGAAATaacaaaggaaaaaagaaaggaaagcaaGGTGATGAAAGCCATCAGAAATCCAAGCGTAAAAGAGGACAAAAGAAACAGAAAGATGGGAACAATggcaagaaggagaaaaagccagAAGATTGGTTGAAAAAGCGGTCAATATTCTTTCAGTTACCATACTGGGAAAAGAACAAACTAAGGCACAATCTAGATGTGATGCACTTAGAGAAAAATCTATGTGACAACTTAATTGGAACTTTAATGGATATTCCTTCCAAAACAAAGGATGGTCTTAAAGCACGACTGGATTTAGTGGAACTTGGAATTCGACACAATCTTCATCCTGTGGTAGATAATGAAGGAAAGCAAACTGTGCCTGATGCACCTTTTACCATGTCTAGAGAAAAAAAGGAGCTTCTCTGTTCAGTATTCCAAAACCTAAGAACACCTGATGGCTATGCATCAAACATTTCTAGGTGTGTTAACATGAAAGATT TGCACTTGATGGTGCATTTGGTAGAAGAAGTTAGACTTGGTGGCCCCGTTCACTACCGGTGGATGTACCCCATGGAGAG ATTTTTTGTTCGGCTTAAAGCGCTTGTGAAGAACAGAGCTCAGCTAGAAGGTTCGATTGCTGAAGGGTATTGCATGGAGGAGTGCATGACATTTTGTTCCAGATTTCTTGATGGAGATACTCGTTTTAACAGACCGGCTAGAAATCCCGAACCTTCAGGCAATATGAAAGATATGTACATGTTTGAGAGTGCTGGAGAACCAATTGGAAAAGCTACTGGAAGCCATTTTGATAGCCAGCTTCTTATTCAGGCACATCGATACGTGTTGCGACACTGCGATGAACTTGAAGAATTCCGCAA AGAGTTTGTGGATGAGGAGAAAGGAAAATTGTGTCCTTCAACTACTTTGACTCTGGCTTCCATCGATAAGTTGATAGACCAGCACTTCCCTGACTG GTTCCACACACTGAGTCGTGAGGCTGCAAGGTCGACACAAAATAGTGGTGTAGTAAACATTGCAGAAGATGGGGTTAATTATTATGGCAGATTAACAGATATAATAGAACTGACATACACTGACTACAAGGTTGTTCTTTTCAAATGTGATTGGTATGATGTCCATCATCGTGCTGGTTTACGAAACGATGAGTTTGGATTACCACTTGTGAATTTTTCAAAGAAAATACACACTGGGGAAAAACTGGAGCATGATCCCTGTGTCTTTTCTTCACAAGTGGAGCAAGTCTTTTATGTTGAACACCCAAAAGCTGAAGGATGGAATTCTGTGGTAAGATTTAAGCCACGAGATACTTTTGACATGGGTGATGATGAACTGCCACCggatgaagcaaattag